One Gadus chalcogrammus isolate NIFS_2021 chromosome 22, NIFS_Gcha_1.0, whole genome shotgun sequence genomic window carries:
- the LOC130376305 gene encoding ankyrin repeat and SOCS box protein 4-like isoform X1, producing MPLSVSGSPFSLPDLGAGESAGSGTPYLGAGESAGSGTPSVFMEELSPRQLAAKELKARFLAALQRNDGRAVLEILYHSDLDIDTVLEVEDRNMVLASYKQGYWLPGYKLEKSWAMGVHVCVKYNALESLLVLLQKGAAVNRKPNGKTPLHVACEVSQADCVALLLDHGARVNSKSLSGHAALHYCITRDSVDCAKQLLLRGGKVNMPSDNNEEDTPLHRAARFGIPQLAALYLSSGAAVNAVNSHKETPLLTAAFWAFDQKEQLYSEDHHLVCRILLDRNADPNIPEEDKKTALHKAAWNCDQVLMQMLLEGGADARAMDINGCAPIQYLLKVTGVRPMGVPHLCYQLLLNHNAARVYPPQFHKVLQACHDFPEAVEILANSYERLKPTRKWRTSIPDDCYKRHQAFYDSLFSVWSDGPRSLMHLARCSVRGALGGMCMASVPRLPLPPSVQRYLLLEPSGALY from the exons ATGCCGCTGTCAGTCTCCGGGTCGCCCTTCTCCTTGCCCGACTTGGGTGCAGGTGAAAGTGCAGGCAGCGGGACGCCCTACTTGGGTGCAGGTGAAAGTGCAGGCAGCGGGACGCCCTCCGTGTTCATGGAGGAGTTGAGCCCCAGGCAGCTGGCGGCCAAGGAGCTCAAGGCCCGCTTTCTGGCGGCCTTGCAGAGGAACGACGGCCGGGCGGTGTTGGAGATCCTGTACCACAGCGACCTGGATATAGACAcggtgctggaggtggaggaccgCAACATGGTCCTGGCTTCGTACAAGCAAG GATACTGGTTGCCAGGCTATAAACTTGAGAAGTCATGGGCGATGGGCGTCcacgtgtgcgtcaagtacaaCGCGTTAGAGTCACTACTGGTGCTCCTCCAGAAGGGGGCGGCCGTTAACCGCAAACCCAACGGCAAGACTCCGCTGCATGTGGCCTGCGAGGTCTCCCAGGCTGACTGCGTGGCCTTGCTATTGGACCATGGGGCCCGGGTCAACAGCAAATCATTAAGCGGCCACGCAGCGCTCCACTACTGTATCACCAGGGATTCAGTGGACTGTGCCAAGCAGCTCCttctcagag GTGGGAAGGTGAACATGCCCAGTGATAACAACGAAGAGGACACTCCGCTGCACAGGGCCGCCCGGTTCGGCATCCCCCAGCTGGCGGCACTGTACCTGTCCAGCGGCGCTGCAGTGAACGCGGTCAACTCTCACAAGGAAACTCCCCTGCTGACTGCGGCCTTCTGGGCCTTTGACCAGAAGGAGCAGCTCTACAGCGAGGACCACCACCTCGTCTGTCGCATTCTGCTGGACCGCAATGCAG ACCCAAACATCCCAGAGGAGGACAAGAAGACGGCCCTCCACAAGGCCGCCTGGAACTGCGACCAGGTGCTGATGCAGATGCTGCTGGAGGGCGGGGCGGACGCCCGGGCCATGGACATCAACGGCTGCGCCCCCATCCAGTACCTCCTGAAGGTCACCGGCGTCAGGCCCATGGGCGTCCCCCATCTCTGCTACCAGCTGCTGCTGAACCACAACGCCGCGCGCGTCTACCCTCCCCAGTTCCACAAG GTGTTGCAGGCCTGCCATGACTTCCCTGAAGCAGTGGAGATCCTGGCCAACTCCTACGAACGCTTGAAGCCCACAAGGAAATGGCGAACGTCCATTCCTGACGACTGCTATAAG AGACACCAGGCGTTCTACGACTCCCTGTTCTCCGTGTGGTCCGACGGCCCGCGCTCCCTGATGCACCTGGCCAGGTGTAGCGTCCGCGGCGCCCTGGGGGGGATGTGTATGGCCTCCGTCCCGCGGCTCCCCCTGCCGCCGTCCGTCCAGAGGTACCTGTTACTGGAGCCCAGCGGAGCGCTTTACTGA
- the LOC130376305 gene encoding ankyrin repeat and SOCS box protein 4-like isoform X3, producing MPLSVSGSPFSLPDLGAGESAGSGTPYLGAGESAGSGTPSVFMEELSPRQLAAKELKARFLAALQRNDGRAVLEILYHSDLDIDTVLEVEDRNMVLASYKQGYWLPGYKLEKSWAMGVHVCVKYNALESLLVLLQKGAAVNRKPNGKTPLHVACEVSQADCVALLLDHGARVNSKSLSGHAALHYCITRDSVDCAKQLLLRGGKVNMPSDNNEEDTPLHRAARFGIPQLAALYLSSGAAVNAVNSHKETPLLTAAFWAFDQKEQLYSEDHHLVCRILLDRNADPNIPEEDKKTALHKAAWNCDQVLMQMLLEGGADARAMDINGCAPIQYLLKVTGVRPMGVPHLCYQLLLNHNAARVYPPQFHKYRCCRPAMTSLKQWRSWPTPTNA from the exons ATGCCGCTGTCAGTCTCCGGGTCGCCCTTCTCCTTGCCCGACTTGGGTGCAGGTGAAAGTGCAGGCAGCGGGACGCCCTACTTGGGTGCAGGTGAAAGTGCAGGCAGCGGGACGCCCTCCGTGTTCATGGAGGAGTTGAGCCCCAGGCAGCTGGCGGCCAAGGAGCTCAAGGCCCGCTTTCTGGCGGCCTTGCAGAGGAACGACGGCCGGGCGGTGTTGGAGATCCTGTACCACAGCGACCTGGATATAGACAcggtgctggaggtggaggaccgCAACATGGTCCTGGCTTCGTACAAGCAAG GATACTGGTTGCCAGGCTATAAACTTGAGAAGTCATGGGCGATGGGCGTCcacgtgtgcgtcaagtacaaCGCGTTAGAGTCACTACTGGTGCTCCTCCAGAAGGGGGCGGCCGTTAACCGCAAACCCAACGGCAAGACTCCGCTGCATGTGGCCTGCGAGGTCTCCCAGGCTGACTGCGTGGCCTTGCTATTGGACCATGGGGCCCGGGTCAACAGCAAATCATTAAGCGGCCACGCAGCGCTCCACTACTGTATCACCAGGGATTCAGTGGACTGTGCCAAGCAGCTCCttctcagag GTGGGAAGGTGAACATGCCCAGTGATAACAACGAAGAGGACACTCCGCTGCACAGGGCCGCCCGGTTCGGCATCCCCCAGCTGGCGGCACTGTACCTGTCCAGCGGCGCTGCAGTGAACGCGGTCAACTCTCACAAGGAAACTCCCCTGCTGACTGCGGCCTTCTGGGCCTTTGACCAGAAGGAGCAGCTCTACAGCGAGGACCACCACCTCGTCTGTCGCATTCTGCTGGACCGCAATGCAG ACCCAAACATCCCAGAGGAGGACAAGAAGACGGCCCTCCACAAGGCCGCCTGGAACTGCGACCAGGTGCTGATGCAGATGCTGCTGGAGGGCGGGGCGGACGCCCGGGCCATGGACATCAACGGCTGCGCCCCCATCCAGTACCTCCTGAAGGTCACCGGCGTCAGGCCCATGGGCGTCCCCCATCTCTGCTACCAGCTGCTGCTGAACCACAACGCCGCGCGCGTCTACCCTCCCCAGTTCCACAAG TACAGGTGTTGCAGGCCTGCCATGACTTCCCTGAAGCAGTGGAGATCCTGGCCAACTCCTACGAACGCTTGA
- the LOC130376305 gene encoding ankyrin repeat and SOCS box protein 4-like isoform X2 produces MEELSPRQLAAKELKARFLAALQRNDGRAVLEILYHSDLDIDTVLEVEDRNMVLASYKQGYWLPGYKLEKSWAMGVHVCVKYNALESLLVLLQKGAAVNRKPNGKTPLHVACEVSQADCVALLLDHGARVNSKSLSGHAALHYCITRDSVDCAKQLLLRGGKVNMPSDNNEEDTPLHRAARFGIPQLAALYLSSGAAVNAVNSHKETPLLTAAFWAFDQKEQLYSEDHHLVCRILLDRNADPNIPEEDKKTALHKAAWNCDQVLMQMLLEGGADARAMDINGCAPIQYLLKVTGVRPMGVPHLCYQLLLNHNAARVYPPQFHKVLQACHDFPEAVEILANSYERLKPTRKWRTSIPDDCYKRHQAFYDSLFSVWSDGPRSLMHLARCSVRGALGGMCMASVPRLPLPPSVQRYLLLEPSGALY; encoded by the exons ATGGAGGAGTTGAGCCCCAGGCAGCTGGCGGCCAAGGAGCTCAAGGCCCGCTTTCTGGCGGCCTTGCAGAGGAACGACGGCCGGGCGGTGTTGGAGATCCTGTACCACAGCGACCTGGATATAGACAcggtgctggaggtggaggaccgCAACATGGTCCTGGCTTCGTACAAGCAAG GATACTGGTTGCCAGGCTATAAACTTGAGAAGTCATGGGCGATGGGCGTCcacgtgtgcgtcaagtacaaCGCGTTAGAGTCACTACTGGTGCTCCTCCAGAAGGGGGCGGCCGTTAACCGCAAACCCAACGGCAAGACTCCGCTGCATGTGGCCTGCGAGGTCTCCCAGGCTGACTGCGTGGCCTTGCTATTGGACCATGGGGCCCGGGTCAACAGCAAATCATTAAGCGGCCACGCAGCGCTCCACTACTGTATCACCAGGGATTCAGTGGACTGTGCCAAGCAGCTCCttctcagag GTGGGAAGGTGAACATGCCCAGTGATAACAACGAAGAGGACACTCCGCTGCACAGGGCCGCCCGGTTCGGCATCCCCCAGCTGGCGGCACTGTACCTGTCCAGCGGCGCTGCAGTGAACGCGGTCAACTCTCACAAGGAAACTCCCCTGCTGACTGCGGCCTTCTGGGCCTTTGACCAGAAGGAGCAGCTCTACAGCGAGGACCACCACCTCGTCTGTCGCATTCTGCTGGACCGCAATGCAG ACCCAAACATCCCAGAGGAGGACAAGAAGACGGCCCTCCACAAGGCCGCCTGGAACTGCGACCAGGTGCTGATGCAGATGCTGCTGGAGGGCGGGGCGGACGCCCGGGCCATGGACATCAACGGCTGCGCCCCCATCCAGTACCTCCTGAAGGTCACCGGCGTCAGGCCCATGGGCGTCCCCCATCTCTGCTACCAGCTGCTGCTGAACCACAACGCCGCGCGCGTCTACCCTCCCCAGTTCCACAAG GTGTTGCAGGCCTGCCATGACTTCCCTGAAGCAGTGGAGATCCTGGCCAACTCCTACGAACGCTTGAAGCCCACAAGGAAATGGCGAACGTCCATTCCTGACGACTGCTATAAG AGACACCAGGCGTTCTACGACTCCCTGTTCTCCGTGTGGTCCGACGGCCCGCGCTCCCTGATGCACCTGGCCAGGTGTAGCGTCCGCGGCGCCCTGGGGGGGATGTGTATGGCCTCCGTCCCGCGGCTCCCCCTGCCGCCGTCCGTCCAGAGGTACCTGTTACTGGAGCCCAGCGGAGCGCTTTACTGA